One region of Olleya sp. Hel_I_94 genomic DNA includes:
- a CDS encoding Smr/MutS family protein, which translates to MKFKIGDTVDVLDDVLSGIVTLIEGDVITIETNEGFDLDFNASELVKIKSSTLRDNIFDSASINEVLSEKTEKKRHSTTRVKAKERYQPTMEVDLHLHHLVDNERGMTSYDKLSIQLDTARQQLEFAIRKRIQKIVFIHGVGEGVLKMELETLFSRYDNVKYYEADYKKYGLGATEVYILQNPNTN; encoded by the coding sequence ATGAAATTTAAAATAGGAGATACAGTAGATGTTTTGGATGATGTTTTATCTGGAATTGTAACCTTAATAGAAGGAGATGTTATTACTATTGAAACCAATGAAGGTTTTGATTTGGATTTTAATGCTTCAGAGCTAGTGAAAATTAAATCTTCTACGTTGAGAGATAATATTTTTGACTCGGCTTCCATTAACGAAGTTTTATCTGAAAAAACTGAGAAAAAGCGTCATTCTACCACAAGAGTTAAAGCTAAAGAGCGTTATCAACCTACCATGGAAGTAGATTTGCATTTGCACCATTTAGTGGATAATGAAAGAGGCATGACAAGCTACGACAAACTGTCAATACAGTTAGATACTGCAAGACAACAATTAGAATTTGCGATAAGAAAACGCATCCAAAAAATTGTTTTTATTCATGGCGTTGGAGAAGGTGTCTTAAAAATGGAATTAGAAACCCTATTTAGCAGATACGATAACGTAAAGTACTATGAAGCCGATTATAAAAAGTATGGTTTAGGTGCAACAGAAGTATATATCTTACAAAACCCAAATACAAATTAA